In the Bacteroidales bacterium genome, AGGAAAAACCTGAGATAGAATCCCTGGCCAATATGCTGTCAGGAGCCAACTGGATAGAGCGGGAAATGAGTGAACTTCTGGGAATAACATTCCGGAACCATCCCGAGCCTGAAAAGTTGTTATCGGAGGGTAACTGGGCTGAAGGCGTATATCCCTACAGAAAAAAATTTAAATAATATACTGAAAATATGGCAAACAGGAAAATCATACCCGTCGGACCTTATCACCCTTTACAGGAAGAACCTGAATTGTTCAAATTGTATTGTGAAGGTGAAACCGTTAAGGATATAAAGTGGGAAACGGGGTATAATCACAGAGGAATAGAAAAGCTCAGTGAATCAAAAACTTTTGAACAGGTTTTTTTCCTGGTGGAAAGAATCTGTGGCATTTGCTCCACCTCGCATCCCTTTGCTTTCGCAAACTGCATGGAAGAAATTGCAGACGTGGAAGTTCCGAACAGGGCAAAATATATCCGCTCCATCATTGGGGAACTTGAAAGGTTACACAGCCATTACCTGTGGGTGGGTCTCGCCGGCCATTTTCTTGGTTACAATACAGTGTTTATGTGGGCCTGGAAATACAGGGAGCCCATACTCGATATGTTCGAGATCATCAGCGGGAACCGGAACAGTTATGCCATGTTCAAAATTGGCGGCGTACGAAGAGATGTTGACCAGACCCAGATCGAGCAGCTAAGAAAGGTTATGAATCAGATCAAAAAGAAAAATGATCTGCTGACCGGAGCTGTGATGGATGATCCCGTAATCCACGCCCGTACCAAAGGAGTTGGGGTTCTGACCAAAGAAGATGTTGTGGATTATGCCGCCGTGGGTCCAACTGCCAGGGCCTCGGGATGGGATATAGACGTCCGGCGCGATGATCCTTATGCTGCCTATGATATGATCGACTGGCAAGTAATAACGGCACAGGAAGGCGATGTATTTGCCAAAGCCAAGGTAAGGTTGCTGGAAAATTACGAATCCATCAAAATCATTGAACAATGCCTTGACGGCCTTGAAAAAGAGCCAGAAGGAGATATTGAGGTGAAGGTGAAAGAGATCCCGGAAGGCATGGGAACCGGACGTGCTGAGGCGCCCCGTGGGGAAGTATTCCATTTTGTCAAAACAGATGGCTCCAACTCACCGGTTCGCCACAAAATACGTGCGCCCAGTTACGTAAACATTGCTACCTTCAAAAAATCCTGCGTCGGGCAAACGATATCAGACGCGACCATTTCATTGGCCGCAGTGGACCCATGTTACTGTTGTACAGAAAGAATGG is a window encoding:
- a CDS encoding nickel-dependent hydrogenase large subunit, with product MANRKIIPVGPYHPLQEEPELFKLYCEGETVKDIKWETGYNHRGIEKLSESKTFEQVFFLVERICGICSTSHPFAFANCMEEIADVEVPNRAKYIRSIIGELERLHSHYLWVGLAGHFLGYNTVFMWAWKYREPILDMFEIISGNRNSYAMFKIGGVRRDVDQTQIEQLRKVMNQIKKKNDLLTGAVMDDPVIHARTKGVGVLTKEDVVDYAAVGPTARASGWDIDVRRDDPYAAYDMIDWQVITAQEGDVFAKAKVRLLENYESIKIIEQCLDGLEKEPEGDIEVKVKEIPEGMGTGRAEAPRGEVFHFVKTDGSNSPVRHKIRAPSYVNIATFKKSCVGQTISDATISLAAVDPCYCCTERMAFAYDHDTGKMIYDGNQLVKLSQEKTDKIRKTYKL